A single region of the Melopsittacus undulatus isolate bMelUnd1 chromosome 10, bMelUnd1.mat.Z, whole genome shotgun sequence genome encodes:
- the AURKA gene encoding aurora kinase A isoform X1, whose protein sequence is MDKNTKENHSGCYSRTVKVTNPFGDGPKRVPVSQHSAQSRLPNSGVQAQRVLCSSNFAKRVPVQPQKPVLSNQKLSNPQTTQQPRPKLPVQATAKPQVPNKNNEKSQQTLAPAKSSEAESTSKQKKEETKKRQWSLDDFEIGRPLGKGKFGNVYLAREKQSKFILALKVLFKTQLEEAGVEHQLRREVEIQSHLRHPNILRLYGYFHDVTRVYLILEYAPRGEVYKELQKLTKFDEQRTATYITELADALSYCHSKNVIHRDIKPENLLLGSNGELKIADFGWSVHAPSSRRTTLCGTLDYLPPEMIEGRTHDEKVDIWSLGVLCYEFLVGKPPFESETYQETYRAISRVEFKFPPFVTEGARDLISKLLKHSPFSRLPLKDVLLHPWITANSTKVPTSRKSDAAAPCRTQS, encoded by the exons ATGGATAAGAATACAAAAGAGAACCACTCTGGGTGCTACAGCCGTACTGTAAAG GTTACTAATCCTTTTGGGGATGGCCCAAAGCGTGTTCCTGTGTCTCAGCATTCCGCTCAGAGTCGGTTACCAAACAGTGGAGTTCAAGCGCAACGTGTTCTTTGCTCTTCAAACTTTGCCAAGCGAGTTCCAGTACAGCCACAGAAGCCTGTACTGTCAAACCAAAAACTGTCTAATCCCCAGACAACACAGCAGCCCCGACCAAAATTACCAGTCCAAGCGACTGCTAAGCCTCAAGTTCCAAACAAGAACAATGAAAAATCTCAACAGACTCTAGCACCTG CAAAAAgttctgaagcagaaagcacctctaaacagaaaaaagaagagactaAAAA AAGGCAATGGTCTCTTGATGATTTTGAAATTGGTCGTCCtctggggaaaggaaaattTGGAAATGTCTACCTGGCACGTGAGAAGCAGAGTAAATTTATTCTGGCACTGAAAGTGCTCTTTAAAACACAGCTTGAGGAGGCTGGTGTAGAACATCAGCTACGGAGAGAAGTTGAAATACAGTCTCATCTTAG GCATCCCAATATTCTCAGATTATATGGCTACTTCCATGATGTTACGAGGGTCTACCTTATCCTAGAGTATGCACCACGTGGGGAAGTCTACAAAGAACTTCAGAAGCTCACCAAGTTTGATGAGCAAAGAACTGCTACT TACATCACGGAACTAGCAGATGCTCTATCATACTGTCATTCAAAGAACGTGATTCATCGAGACATCAAGCCAGAAAACTTGCTGCTTGGCTCAAATGGAGAACTAAAAATTGCTGACTTTGGATGGTCTGTGCATGCTCCATCTTCTAG GAGAACAACTCTCTGTGGGACACTTGACTACCTGCCTCCTGAAATGATTGAGGGAAGAACACATGATGAAAAGGTGGATATTTGGAGCCTGGGAGTTCTGTGCTATGAATTCCTTGTAGGGAAACCACCTTTTGAATCAGAAACATACCAGGAAACCTACAGAGCGATCTCCAGG GTGGAATTCAAGTTTCCTCCATTTGTAACAGAAGGTGCGAGGGATTTAATATCAAAGCTTCTGAAGCATAGCCCATTCTCTCGACTGCCCCTGAAGGATGTACTACTTCATCCCTGGATTACAGCAAACTCTACAAAGGTGCCCACTAGCAGAAAAAGTGATGCTGCTGCCCCATGCAGAACACAGTCTTAG
- the AURKA gene encoding aurora kinase A isoform X2 yields the protein MDKNTKENHSGCYSRTVKVTNPFGDGPKRVPVSQHSAQSRLPNSGVQAQRVLCSSNFAKRVPVQPQKPVLSNQKLSNPQTTQQPRPKLPVQATAKPQVPNKNNEKSQQTLAPAKSSEAESTSKQKKEETKKQWSLDDFEIGRPLGKGKFGNVYLAREKQSKFILALKVLFKTQLEEAGVEHQLRREVEIQSHLRHPNILRLYGYFHDVTRVYLILEYAPRGEVYKELQKLTKFDEQRTATYITELADALSYCHSKNVIHRDIKPENLLLGSNGELKIADFGWSVHAPSSRRTTLCGTLDYLPPEMIEGRTHDEKVDIWSLGVLCYEFLVGKPPFESETYQETYRAISRVEFKFPPFVTEGARDLISKLLKHSPFSRLPLKDVLLHPWITANSTKVPTSRKSDAAAPCRTQS from the exons ATGGATAAGAATACAAAAGAGAACCACTCTGGGTGCTACAGCCGTACTGTAAAG GTTACTAATCCTTTTGGGGATGGCCCAAAGCGTGTTCCTGTGTCTCAGCATTCCGCTCAGAGTCGGTTACCAAACAGTGGAGTTCAAGCGCAACGTGTTCTTTGCTCTTCAAACTTTGCCAAGCGAGTTCCAGTACAGCCACAGAAGCCTGTACTGTCAAACCAAAAACTGTCTAATCCCCAGACAACACAGCAGCCCCGACCAAAATTACCAGTCCAAGCGACTGCTAAGCCTCAAGTTCCAAACAAGAACAATGAAAAATCTCAACAGACTCTAGCACCTG CAAAAAgttctgaagcagaaagcacctctaaacagaaaaaagaagagactaAAAA GCAATGGTCTCTTGATGATTTTGAAATTGGTCGTCCtctggggaaaggaaaattTGGAAATGTCTACCTGGCACGTGAGAAGCAGAGTAAATTTATTCTGGCACTGAAAGTGCTCTTTAAAACACAGCTTGAGGAGGCTGGTGTAGAACATCAGCTACGGAGAGAAGTTGAAATACAGTCTCATCTTAG GCATCCCAATATTCTCAGATTATATGGCTACTTCCATGATGTTACGAGGGTCTACCTTATCCTAGAGTATGCACCACGTGGGGAAGTCTACAAAGAACTTCAGAAGCTCACCAAGTTTGATGAGCAAAGAACTGCTACT TACATCACGGAACTAGCAGATGCTCTATCATACTGTCATTCAAAGAACGTGATTCATCGAGACATCAAGCCAGAAAACTTGCTGCTTGGCTCAAATGGAGAACTAAAAATTGCTGACTTTGGATGGTCTGTGCATGCTCCATCTTCTAG GAGAACAACTCTCTGTGGGACACTTGACTACCTGCCTCCTGAAATGATTGAGGGAAGAACACATGATGAAAAGGTGGATATTTGGAGCCTGGGAGTTCTGTGCTATGAATTCCTTGTAGGGAAACCACCTTTTGAATCAGAAACATACCAGGAAACCTACAGAGCGATCTCCAGG GTGGAATTCAAGTTTCCTCCATTTGTAACAGAAGGTGCGAGGGATTTAATATCAAAGCTTCTGAAGCATAGCCCATTCTCTCGACTGCCCCTGAAGGATGTACTACTTCATCCCTGGATTACAGCAAACTCTACAAAGGTGCCCACTAGCAGAAAAAGTGATGCTGCTGCCCCATGCAGAACACAGTCTTAG